One segment of Streptomyces sp. NA02950 DNA contains the following:
- a CDS encoding DUF3592 domain-containing protein produces the protein MVQVQGRGRVVRRWIGFGAIAFGTVFLVVGLILAGVSVSFLADAERARGTVVALDWRNDDHGASGKERENDKPAAYPVVEFTSADGARRTFRSSTGSNPPSYEEGDRVEVLYRADSPEDARINGFASLWLLPLVFGGVGLAMAGIGTAVVRARRWRS, from the coding sequence GTGGTGCAGGTTCAGGGACGTGGGCGTGTCGTCCGCCGGTGGATCGGGTTCGGGGCGATCGCGTTCGGGACGGTGTTCTTGGTCGTCGGGTTGATCCTGGCGGGGGTGTCGGTCTCGTTCCTGGCGGATGCGGAGCGTGCCCGGGGCACGGTGGTAGCGCTGGATTGGCGCAACGACGACCACGGCGCATCCGGCAAGGAGCGGGAGAACGACAAGCCCGCGGCATACCCGGTGGTCGAGTTCACGTCGGCGGACGGCGCGCGGAGGACGTTCCGGAGTTCGACGGGTTCCAATCCCCCCTCGTACGAGGAGGGTGACCGGGTCGAGGTGCTGTACCGCGCCGATTCCCCCGAGGACGCGCGGATCAACGGGTTCGCCTCGCTGTGGCTGCTGCCGCTGGTCTTCGGTGGGGTCGGGCTGGCGATGGCGGGGATCGGGACGGCCGTTGTCAGGGCGAGGCGGTGGCGTTCCTAG